A stretch of the Bradyrhizobium arachidis genome encodes the following:
- a CDS encoding YdcF family protein: MSSPTDESSLRLPRGWLRATIVSTVALAFVGAAAGFVAFLSQLRGAELAPDRKADGIVVLTGGSSRVSDAMELLAAGYGKRLLISGVHPTSTVSDISRTLPENQSFMRCCVDLDRFAVSTRGNAAEARRWAHERGFKSLIVVTSNYHMPRAIVEFSHAMPDTTLIPFVVVGDKWREEPWWTSGSTLRLLLSEYVKYIAAELRTRLEDFGIDVAPEMSEQPAGAQPKRPATAQAN; this comes from the coding sequence ATGAGCTCGCCGACCGACGAATCCTCGTTGAGATTGCCGCGCGGCTGGCTGCGCGCGACCATCGTTTCGACGGTGGCGCTGGCGTTCGTCGGCGCGGCAGCAGGCTTCGTCGCCTTCCTGTCGCAGCTCCGCGGCGCCGAACTGGCGCCCGACCGCAAGGCCGACGGCATCGTCGTCCTGACCGGCGGCTCGTCGCGGGTGTCGGACGCGATGGAGTTGCTCGCGGCAGGCTATGGCAAGCGGCTCCTCATCTCGGGCGTGCATCCGACCAGCACAGTGAGCGACATTTCCCGCACGCTGCCGGAGAACCAGTCCTTCATGCGCTGCTGCGTCGATCTCGACCGCTTTGCGGTCTCGACCCGTGGCAATGCCGCGGAGGCGCGGCGCTGGGCCCATGAGCGCGGCTTCAAGTCGCTCATCGTGGTGACCTCGAACTATCACATGCCGCGGGCGATCGTGGAGTTCTCGCACGCGATGCCCGACACCACGCTGATCCCGTTCGTGGTCGTCGGCGACAAATGGCGCGAGGAGCCGTGGTGGACCTCGGGTTCGACGCTGCGCCTTCTGTTGTCGGAATACGTCAAATATATCGCGGCCGAGCTGCGCACGCGGCTCGAGGATTTCGGGATTGACGTCGCGCCCGAGATGTCGGAACAGCCGGCGGGCGCGCAACCCAAGCGGCCCGCCACCGCACAGGCCAATTGA